The proteins below come from a single Zea mays cultivar B73 chromosome 8, Zm-B73-REFERENCE-NAM-5.0, whole genome shotgun sequence genomic window:
- the LOC103636266 gene encoding uncharacterized protein: MGCTTSHDAVAAAVTSSSSRPRARRASASASGPSPRRGDPAALCRERVALIRAAADRRYALAAAHAAYFRSLAAVGDALRRFVASALAPGTPGSSPVLTLPPSPAKPVAAASASLPPSPSSTVSPLSHSVSDDDLHLHDLDDTPSPSTSTRHYHHFMRRSPTVPTVVYEDPNAQTQYTTAETSYGYAYGVGDGYGPAYPYGPYGEVVAGETPEAAPRSPGPPPSPPTAEASPWEFFDPFTQYDQFMEDYTRGNLPTNSPNYAELRRMEGIPELEDEAELVGNAEASKPSTSGVSDQNKKGKGPIQDNAASNGDFSGDSKLQKKATSKADSSGGKLQRDATSISDSPGGKLQRKGSEPPPGGKLQGKGSEPTTDAKGEAGKPVSRNDSGPSNVSSKNKEGRKKNTMSLKGTVSSDIDGSSTSGKKKGVAFERERSIREAEGCGEIHGQSVVSSDPFSPSHHGTRDVREAINEVNELFDEAANCSTDVSRLLEVGKMPRSDTPRVLRYVSSRVMDPLGLAVSTSSCLPKSHGRKSRPSSSMARTSASLDAGSSNDVGHLSSTLEKLWVWEKKLYQEVKDEEKLRMKYEKYYRRLKSMDERGAESSTIDSTRLSARLVESKISINIRTANAFSLKIQEIRDEELYPQLVDLIQRFRSLWKDIMECHEKQLLAIQDSRIHWMKAMTVSESGVVSEASRDLERELTKWYRCFNKWMISQRSCAEALNEWLKKWLPESQEEVTADGAPPFSPGRLGAPPVFVVSNDWFQAIEMVSRTDVLKAIDQFSKVVRRFKKSQEDERRQRRRADHASKDYDRKRKDLEEELGLSTMESPRYSHDNRVVDLEKLRKRRDEESTRHDRVLNHAHVTASATLPVGLVPVLQQITSFFQRNQRVYMQIRTQQGA, translated from the exons ATGGGCTGCACGACCTCCCACGACGCCGTCGCCGCCGCTGTCACCTCCTCCAGTTCCCGGCCCCGTGCGCGCCGCGCGTCCGCGTCCGCGTCCGGGCCCTCACCGCGGCGCGGAGACCCCGCCGCGCTGTGCCGCGAGCGCGTGGCGCTCATCCGCGCCGCGGCCGACCGCCGGTACGCGCTCGCCGCCGCGCACGCTGCCTACTTCCGCTCGCTCGCCGCTGTCGGCGACGCGCTGCGGCGCTTCGTGGCGTCCGCGCTCGCGCCCGGCACGCCCGGGTCCTCGCCGGTGCTCACGCTCCCGCCTTCCCCCGCCAAGCCGGTCGCTGCCGCGTCCGCCAGCCTCCCGCCGTCGCCGTCGTCCACCGTCTCGCCGCTCTCGCactccgtctccgacgacgacctCCATCTCCATGACCTTGACGACACCCCGTCTCCGTCGACGTCCACGAGACACTACCACCACTTCATGAGAAGATCGCCCACCGTGCCCACCGTGGTGTACGAGGACCCCAACGCCCAGACACAGTACACCACAGCCGAGACCAGCTACGGATACGCCTACGGCGTCGGCGACGGCTACGGGCCTGCGTACCCGTACGGTCCCTATGGTGAGGTAGTTGCAGGAGAGACTCCGGAGGCGGCACCGAGATCGCCTGGGCCGCCGCCTTCGCCCCCGACCGCGGAGGCCTCGCCATGGGAATTCTTCGACCCGTTCACGCAGTACGACCAGTTCATGGAGGACTACACTCGTGGGAATCTGCCAACCAACAGCCCCAACTACGCCGAGCTGAGGAGGATGGAAGGCATCCCGGAGCTTGAGGACGAGGCCGAGTTGGTGGGGAATGCAGAGGCATCAAAGCCATCGACTTCTGGGGTTTCTGATCAGAACAAGAAAGGGAAGGGACCAATTCAAGACAATGCCGCTTCCAACGGCGATTTTTCTGGTGACAGCAAGCTGCAGAAGAAAGCGACTTCAAAGGCCGATTCTTCTGGTGGAAAGCTGCAGAGGGATGCCACTTCAATCAGCGATTCTCCTGGTGGCAAGCTGCAGAGGAAGGGATCGGAACCACCTCCTGGTGGCAAGTTACAGGGGAAGGGATCGGAGCCAACTACTGACGCCAAAGGCGAGGCGGGGAAACCGGTGTCCAGGAATGATTCCGGGCCAAGCAATGTCAGCTCGAaaaacaaagaagggaggaagaagaACACAATGAGCCTAAAGGGCACAGTTAGCAGTGACATTGATGGCAGCAGCACCAGTGGGAAGAAGAAAGGTGTGGCCTTCGAAAGGGAACGATCCATCAGAGAAGCAGAAGGATGTGGGGAGATCCATGGCCAGTCGGTGGTGAGCAGCGACCCATTCTCACCATCGCATCATGGGACGAGGGATGTCAGAGAGGCGATTAATGAGGTCAATGAGCTGTTCGACGAGGCGGCAAACTGCAGCACAGATGTCTCAAGGCTGCTGGAGGTGGGCAAAATGCCTCGTAGCGATACCCCGAGAGTTCTCAGAT ATGTCTCTTCCAGAGTGATGGATCCTTTAGGCCTTGCTGTGTCGACATCGTCTTGCCTCCCGAAATCACATGGCAGGAAGTCGAGACCATCAAGCAGCATGGCAAGGACTTCAGCTTCGTTAGATGCTGGCAGTAGCAATGATGTTGGCCACCTCTCATCAACCCTGGAGAAGCTGTGGGTCTGGGAAAAAAAGCTCTATCAGGAAGTTAAG GATGAGGAGAAGCTACGGATGAAGTATGAGAAGTATTACAGAAGGCTGAAATCCATGGACGAACGAGGCGCTGAATCAAGTACAATCGACTCCACCCGTTTGTCCGCAAGACTTGTGGAGTCCAAGATCAGCATCAACATTAGAACCGCAAACGCCTTCTCGTTAAAAATACAGGAGATTCGAGACGAAGAGCTTTACCCTCAACTGGTTGATCTCATCCAGAG GTTCAGGAGTTTGTGGAAAGATATTATGGAATGCCATGAGAAGCAGCTATTAGCCATACAGGACAGTAGGATTCACTGGATGAAGGCGATGACTGTAAGTGAATCCGGCGTTGTGTCAGAGGCCTCACGGGATTTGGAACGGGAGCTGACGAAATGGTACCGTTGCTTCAACAAGTGGATGATCTCGCAAAGGTCCTGTGCCGAGGCGCTGAACGAATGGCTGAAGAAATGGCTCCCTGAGTCGCAGGAGGAGGTTACAGCAGACGGGGCTCCTCCTTTCTCCCCGGGCAGGCTTGGCGCGCCACCCGTATTCGTCGTCTCAAACGACTGGTTCCAAGCGATCGAGATGGTCTCCAGGACTGATGTGCTGAAAGCGATCGACCAGTTCTCTAAGGTCGTGCGTAGATTCAAGAAGAGCCAGGAAGACGAGCGGCGGCAGAGGCGGAGAGCCGACCACGCCTCCAAAGACTACGACAGAAAGCGCAAGGATCTGGAGGAAGAGCTCGGGCTGAGCACCATGGAGAGTCCTCGCTACAGCCATGACAACCGTGTGGTGGACCTGGAGAAGCTGAGGAAAAGAAGAGACGAGGAGAGCACCAGGCATGACAGGGTCCTGAATCATGCCCACGTCACGGCTTCAGCTACTCTGCCAGTCGGTTTGGTCCCTGTGCTGCAACAGATCACCAGCTTCTTTCAGAGGAACCAACGGGTCTACATGCAGATTAGAACTCAACAAGGCGCCTGA
- the LOC100501750 gene encoding nonsense-mediated mRNA decay NMD3 family protein: MQPEPPTPSGGTTPLRPRADITKGLPRHDAVLYCPSCWAYRQPPASWVRREPRSWMSTTPGTANDVARIHLDRVRRHIAGLGLTIAAARSFSTTACPRRFYLHLRLRRGHEAGTEPQAHVVELTSHDRLCDACSRSQADPDRWPAVVQVRQRASTSSSCRRTLNHVMSLLVCYRGNDSLLRVDWDAGAGVLDVHVVSRAHAARFVRFVSTVAPARVVGTARRLVSRDGEGSPYRLHFISVDICPVCEDDLVLLHAEASRALGRLGPLVLCIKVTSSLALLDTGNMRVVVVGVEACERFRIQPLLDRGRLVEYVVLGVQHDPSGHVAALGASFMMSWAQVVRSSDVGKKDAAVITVKTHLGYDLEPGCHALGYDLSGDDVFGHGLEKYGKRHTLPAAVLTRRYYDDDEDWEESAGGMQDGREGRRGGGGIEEVTTGIGCMDLNPADDKNTTVP; this comes from the coding sequence ATGCAACCGGAGCCACCTACGCCATCCGGAGGCACGACGCCCCTCCGCCCGCGCGCCGACATCACGAAGGGCCTCCCTCGCCACGACGCCGTGCTGTACTGCCCGTCGTGCTGGGCCTACCGCCAACCCCCGGCGTCCTGGGTCCGCCGCGAGCCGCGGTCCTGGATGAGCACTACGCCGGGTACGGCTAACGACGTAGCAAGAATCCACCTCGACCGCGTGCGCCGCCACATCGCCGGCCTCGGTCTCACGATCGCCGCCgcgaggtccttctccaccaCGGCCTGCCCCAGGCGCTTCTACCTACACCTCCGCCTTCGCCGCGGGCACGAGGCGGGAACGGAGCCGCAGGCGCACGTCGTCGAGCTCACCTCGCACGACCGCCTCTGTGACGCCTGCAGCCGGTCCCAGGCCGACCCGGACCGATGGCCCGCCGTCGTGCAGGTGCGCCAGCGCGCGTCAACGTCGTCGTCGTGCCGCCGCACGCTCAACCACGTCATGTCGCTGCTCGTCTGCTACCGCGGCAACGACTCGCTCCTCCGCGTGGACTGGGACGCGGGCGCCGGGGTCCTCGACGTGCACGTCGTGTCGCGCGCCCACGCCGCCCGCTTCGTCCGCTTCGTCTCGACCGTCGCGCCCGCCCGCGTCGTCGGCACGGCGCGGAGGCTCGTCTCGCGCGACGGCGAGGGCAGCCCCTACAGATTGCACTTCATCTCCGTGGACATCTGCCCGGTCTGCGAGGATGACCTCGTCCTCCTGCACGCGGAGGCGtcccgcgccctcggccgcctgGGGCCCCTCGTCCTGTGCATCAAGGTCACCAGCTCGCTCGCGCTGCTCGACACCGGCAACATGCGCGTCGTGGTGGTAGGCGTCGAGGCGTGCGAGCGGTTCAGGATCCAGCCCTTGCTCGACCGCGGCCGCCTCGTCGAGTACGTCGTGCTTGGCGTGCAACACGACCCGTCCGGCCACGTCGCGGCGCTCGGTGCGAGCTTCATGATGTCGTGGGCGCAGGTCGTCCGCTCGTCGGACGTGGGCAAGAAGGACGCCGCCGTCATCACCGTGAAGACGCACCTCGGCTACGACCTGGAGCCTGGGTGCCACGCGCTCGGCTACGACCTCTCCGGAGACGACGTCTTCGGCCATGGCTTGGAGAAGTATGGGAAGAGACACACGTTGCCAGCTGCGGTGCTTACTCGGAGGTACTACGACGATGACGAGGACTGGGAGGAGAGCGCAGGCGGGATGCAGGACGGCAGGGAGGGACGTCGCGGCGGCGGCGGGATTGAAGAGGTTACCACGGGTATTGGATGCATGGACCTGAACCCGGCCGACGACAAGAACACCACAGTACCATGA